The window TGCGATTTGGGGGGAGGATTTTACGGTTTGGGAGGGTTTTGCTTTTTGGAAGGAGGTTTGCCGGGAGAGCGACGTTTCTTTGGCATATTGGGGGGACACCGCCACCGGAGACGGCAGCGGCGGAAGCAAGGGTTAGGGTTTCTTTCCGCCTTTTTGTGTGGGGTGGATTTGCTTTCATTCGATGTAACTTTCTGTCATCAAAGTTTCATTTGTAATGATCAACTTAGCAAAATTCTCTCACCTTATTTTTATTGTCTTGATGAAGACTGGAGATGTCATGCTGAGCAATCAGGTATGCTCattcttgtaaaaaaaaaacttttgcgGTTAACcaattttgaaagttttgtgATGGTTTAAGATGTGGGAGTTTGAGTTTGAAGCCGTTTCTTTATCACTAATTGTTGTTAGTCTAAAATTATTGGCTTTGATAAATCTCATGCATgtgaattaaaataatatcaagaaATGTAGTGATCAAACTAGAAAATTCTCTCACCTTATTTTTATTGTCTTGAGGCTAAGACTGGAGACTTCATTTTGtcaatatatcaaacaaatccAAGTCAATAGCATGAAATTGTCGTCACTTCTTCTAGCTATGATATCTATCTATGGATCAAAAAGATAAGATCATGAAACAAACATACGAGCTTTATTGTTGGAACTGCATAGTATATGATTCACTCTTTGGGTTTATCTAAAACCAtgtaaaagaaataaagaaattaaatcaactttagaacgttctttttttttcccaatagAAGAGGTGAATCAAAAGTCAGAAAGGATTAAATCTTCTACTACtctagaaaaaggaaataaacaaaataaaatcctaaaagGATTAGGAATGGTACATCATTATATAAACAATGCAAGGCTACGTTCTCTCTTCACAACTCATCATTCATCAACACAACACAACTCAGCTTTCTCTCTGATTCAGATCTCACAACctttctttttcccttgtcaatTTGTTCATCTAATCATGGCCACAACAATGAAGAAGATCTTCCTCTTTGTGCTGCTGGTGATAACAACCTTCACGGTTCTCTTTGGCTCTTGTTCGGCTACTGTCTACACCGTAGGGGACTCGGCTGGATGGATTGCGAAAGAAGGCTTGTATTACGAATGGGCCAAGGAAAAGGTGTTTTACGTAGGAGACTCTTTGGTCTTCAAATACGATCCCTACGTCAACGACGTTACTCAAGTTTGGGGCGCTTTAGAATTAGAATTCTGCGAGAGTTCTTCTCCTAAAGCCGTCTACAATACAGGACATGATGTGGTAACCTTCACGGAACCCGGAGATCACTACTTCATCAGCTCAAATCAAGCTCAATGCGTACTTGGACAGAGGCTCGACGTCCTTGTTGTTCATGACCCGTCACGTCCtattcctccaccaccaccgagcaAGATCCTTCCTTCTGGCGAAATCTACAAGGTCGGTGACTCTAACGCATGGAGCGTTCCTGAAGAGAGCGACTACTATAACAAGTGGAGTCAGGATAAACTGTTTCATGTAGGAGATAGTCTACTTTTCTTATACGACAACGAAGTAAACGACGTCTTAGAGATTACCGGTGACCTTGAATTCATAACCTGCGACCCGACTTCTCGCGTAGCCGTGCACAAGACGGGCCATGATCTCGTTACGCTCACCAAACCAGGAGTTCACTATTTCATTAGCTCAGAGACGGGTCACTGCGCGGCTGGGCTTAAGCTTCGAGTTGTGGTCGGACCATTACCCAAACCCGTTACTTTCACCAATTTTCCCAAGAAGATGGATTTGTCAGCTATGCACCGCCTCACAGAGTGGTTAAACACTTTCATACCCCAGCCCCATCACTAAAGTTTTcgtgtttatttggttttttcttttccttgtttcTTCCTTAAGACCCAAGTTTGTTTAGTTCTTGTTTTCCAGTACTGATGTAACGTTTCAGATTTTATTCGTTATACAATACAATTTCAATTTAGCTCTTCCAATATTTTGTCTCGAGAGTCAAGAAGATCAAATAAAGGTTTTAAACCAAAGTCAAGAAGATCAAATAAAGTCAACCCCATCACTAAGCATCCGCTTTCTATTCATTAGCTAATTAGAGTTTCTTTAATTCTCTTGTTAACTTCTTTAATATTCTTTAA is drawn from Camelina sativa cultivar DH55 chromosome 8, Cs, whole genome shotgun sequence and contains these coding sequences:
- the LOC104709080 gene encoding uncharacterized protein LOC104709080, coding for MATTMKKIFLFVLLVITTFTVLFGSCSATVYTVGDSAGWIAKEGLYYEWAKEKVFYVGDSLVFKYDPYVNDVTQVWGALELEFCESSSPKAVYNTGHDVVTFTEPGDHYFISSNQAQCVLGQRLDVLVVHDPSRPIPPPPPSKILPSGEIYKVGDSNAWSVPEESDYYNKWSQDKLFHVGDSLLFLYDNEVNDVLEITGDLEFITCDPTSRVAVHKTGHDLVTLTKPGVHYFISSETGHCAAGLKLRVVVGPLPKPVTFTNFPKKMDLSAMHRLTEWLNTFIPQPHH